Genomic window (Spirosoma sp. KCTC 42546):
CACGCCTTCCGAAATTGGCGAGCCTTTCCAGGTTTCGTACGGACCATATTCTTTGGCCTGCTCCATCGACGAAGTCATGGCACCAAAGTAAATCGTCTCGAAAATATCTTCGTTCAGGCGACGCGCTTCCTCCGACTCAAACGGCATCCGCAGCATGATGAAGGCATCGGCCAGTCCCTGCACACCCAGACCAATTGGCCGGTGACGCATGTTACTCCGACGAGCCTCTTCAACTGGATAATAGTTGATGTCGATGATTTTGTTCAGGTTGCGGGTGGCCGTTTTGGTCACTTCATACAACTTCTGGTGATCGAACCGCATGATGCCGTCCTTACCTCGTGTAATGAACTTCGGCAGGGCAAGCGATGCCAGGTTACACACCGCAATTTCGTCGGGAGCCGTGTACTCGATGATTTCGGTGCAGAGGTTACTCGACTTAATGGTACCGAGGTTCTTCTGGTTCGATTTCTTGTTAGCCGCATCCTTATACAGCATATAAGGCGTACCCGTTTCGGTTTGCGATTCCAGAATTTTGAACCACAACTCCTGCGCTTTTATCGTCCGGCGGGCACGGCCTTCGCGCTCGTAGCGCTCGTACAAAGCTTCAAACTCATCACCATAGCAATCGGCCAGACCTGGGCACTCGTGTGGGCAGAACAACGACCAAACATCGTCGGCTTCCACCCGCTTCATGAACAGATCAGGCGTCCAGAGGGCGTAGAACAGATCGCGGGCGCGGCCTTCTTCCTTACCGGAGTTCTTTTTCAGATCCAGGAAGTCAAATACATCGGCATGCCAGGGTTCCAGATAAATGGCGAAGGAGCCTTTCCGCTTCCCGCCACCCTGATCCACATAACGGGCTGTATCATTAAATACACGCAGCATCGGTACAATCCCGTTGCTGGTTCCGTTGGTGCCTTTAATGTAGGTTCCCGTTGCCCGAACGTTATGGATGCTCAGGCCAATACCACCCGCCGATTGCGAGATTTTGGCGGTTTGTTTCAGTGTATCATAAATTCCGTCGATGGAGTCGTCCTTCATGGTCAGCAGGAAGCAACTCGACATCTGTGGCTTCGGTGTACCGGCATTGAACAAGGTCGGCGTAGCGTGCGTAAACCACTTTTCGGAAAGCAGATTATAGGTTTCGATAGCTGCGTCCACATCTTCCATGTGAATCCCAACAGCTACCCGCATCAGCATATGCTGGGGGCGTTCGGCAATCCGGCCGTCCAGCTTTAGCAGATACGATTTTTCGAGAGTCTTATAGCCGAAGTAATCATAGCCATAATCCCGATCATAAATAATGGTTGAATCCAGCAGAGCCGCATGCTGACGAACTACATCATACACCTCTTTCGAGATCAATGACGCATTTTCGCCCGTTTTTGGATCTTCATACTGATACAGTTTCTTGATGGTACCGGAGAACGATTTGTTCGTCTCCTTGTGCAGGTTCGAGATGGCAATCCGAGCGGCCAGGATGGCGTAGTCGGGGTGCTTGGTCGTCATGGAAGCTGCGGTTTCAGCGGCCAGATTGTCGAGTTCGGTGGTTTTTACCCCATCGTACAGACCACTGACAACTTTTACAGCCACTTCAACAGGCTGCACATAAGCTGGGTCAAGACCATAACACAGCTTCTCGATTCGAGCGGTGATTTTGTCGAACTTGACGGACTCCCGGCGCCCGTCGCGTTTGATAACGTACATACGTATTTCGGCTAGTTAAGTATGGAAAAATGTTGACTGCATACAGGTTACGGTTGAGATTGAATGTATATGATGGTTAATTATAAGAGGTAGTATAGTGTCATCTATTCAGACGAGAAAGGAAAAAAAGTAACCAAAAAACTGAACCTCAGTAGTTACCCAAAGGTGTAGCGGATGGCGTTCTAAAGTTCCTTTGAAAAAGACGGAAAAGCAACCCGGAAGGTTCGGGTGTTTTGATAAATCCTTGAAACGTTCAACTCTTCAGGCAGGTTAAGAAATTGTTAAGTCGTCAGCGTTAGCGACTTATCAATACCCCAGTGGAGAGCTATTCTTAGAAATTAATAAAGCGATTTTTATTGATCGGAATGTGGGGCCAAACTCTGGCGAGCACTATTCCGTGGAGAAAGCGTACGGTTCGGAAATGTATGAAAAAAGACGCAGAGGACCAACTGTTTATTACCGCATTATTAGGCAACGGTTCCAGTTTAACCAGTTCGTTATCAGCCTGAAAAAGAACCCACAAAAAGGCTTGGCAATCCTGATAAAAACCGTACCTTTGCAGTCCTTTTCGGTCGGAAACCGAGAAGATGACAAGAAACTGAGATTAATCATGAAAAAGGGCATTCACCCGGATTACCGCGAAGTGGTATTCCACGACCTGTCGAGCGATTATAAATTTCTGACCCGCTCAACGGTTCAAACCAGAGACAGCATCGAGTTCGAAGGCAAAACCTATCCGCTCGTTAAGATCGAGGTTAGTTCGCAGTCGCACCCGTTCTATACGGGCAAAAACGTACTGCTCGATACAGCCGGCCGTGTGGACAAGTTCCGCAAACGGTACGGTACAAAAGAAAACGCAACCCCGACTTCGCAGTCGTAAGCTGGTCATCGTTTCTCTTTTTAACGATCACAAAACTCCCTCGTTACGGATATCTGTAACGAGGGAGTTTTTTTATGGTAAATTTTAGTTGCTTATTGGTTATTAAGTTGAGCGTTGACTTAATAACCAACTCAACGCTCACGATATGAAGAAAATACTGATCATAGAAGATGACCGGCGTATAGCCCAGAATATCAGCCGGGGGTTACTGGAAGAAGGCTATGCCACGGAGGTCGTCTATGAGGGTCTGAACGGACGACAGATGGCGCTGCAACCCGGTGTCGATTTACTGATCCTGGATATCAACCTACCCGGTTTAAGTGGCTTTGAAGTCTGTAGGAGTGTGCGGGCCGAGAAACCACAGTTGCCTATTATTATGCTCACGGCACTGGGAGAAATTGAAGACAAAATAGAAGGCCTGGGTCTAGGAGCTGATGATTACCTTGTGAAACCATTCGATTTCCGCGAGTTGGTGGCACGGGTAGCTACCTGCTTCCGGCGTTCATCGTTCATTAACGATCCAATTACAGAAGACATCTGTCAGGTAGCCAATCTGACGGTCAATCTGAGCCTTAAGGAGGTTCGGCGAGACAATACACTCATTGACCTGACCGCCCGCGAATTTGCCCTGCTGGAATACCTGATTCGCCACAAAGGCCGGGTTCTCTCGAAAATGGATATTGCCGAAACCGTCTGGAATCTTAACTTCGATCCGGGTACGAATGTCGTGGAGGTGTATGTAAATTACCTGCGCAAAAAAATCGACCGCGATTTTGAGCCTAAACTGATCCATACCCGGCCGGGTATGGGTTATGTGTTGAAGGAGGAGTAAAGGGAGGATGGAGGAGAGGGAGAAAGGGGATGCTTAATTTCGTTTCTCCCTCTCCTCCATCCTCCCTCTCTTCCCTTCCTCCCCCTCCCCCCTTTCCTCCCTCTCACCATGACCATCCGCAACCGCATCGCCCTACAGTTCTCACTCATTGTCGCTACGATTCTGATCGTTTTTTCGGTGCTGATTTATCTGGTGTCGGCTACGTACCGGCGGGAGGAGTTTTACGAGCGGCTCAAAAATAAAGCCCGTACTACCGTTCGCTTTTTAATTGAAGTGAAAGAAGTGGATCGGGAGTTGCTTAAAATCATTGATCGTAATACGCTCACGGCCCTGATCGATGAGAAAGTTCTGATTTTCGATGCCAGGAATCGTCTGATCTATTCGAGTGTCGATGATCAGGTCATTCATTTCCAGACAACTCTACTGGACGAGGTTCGGCAAAAGAAAGAAATTGAAACGTTTAGTGAGCACAATGAACTGGTCGGGTTGCTCTACCAGCAGAACGGTCGGGACCTGGTCGTGTTAGCTTCCGCCTACGATCAGTTTGGGAAGAGTAAGCTGGAAAATCTGCGATTAACCTTAGGCTGGGGATTGCTGGCGGGCCTGAGCATTACTATTGGACTGGGTATTTTCTTTGCCGGTCAATCCTTACGCCCCATCAGCCAAATCAATCAGCAGGTATCGACCATTACAGCGCTCAATCTTCAGCAACGACTGGACGAAGGCAATCGGCAGGATGAGATTGCCCGACTGGCCATGAACTTCAACGACGTACTGCACCGGCTGTACCAGGCCTTTGAACAACAGCGAAGTTTTGTATCGCATGCATCGCATGAACTCAGAACACCCCTGGCCGCGCTGAAGTCAGAGATCCAACTGGGTTTACGCCGACCGCTAACCGTAGCTGAACACAAAGAGATTCTGATCAACTTACTTTCAGATACCGATCGGCTCATTGGCTTGACCAATAGTTTACTACTGCTGGCCCGAACGCTGGAAACAAGCAATCAGGTATCGTTTCGGACTGTTCGCGCTGATGATGTTGTTTTTCTGGCTAAAGATGAACTGGTAAGTGCCAAGCCCACGTACCGAATTGCAGTTGACTACAGCAATTTGCCGGAAACTGAGACCGAAACACTTGTTAAAGCAAATGAGGAACTGTTGAAACAAGTGTTTCTCAACCTATTCGATAACGCCTGCAAATACTCACCAGACCATACTGCCCAAGTACGCATCAGCACAGATAGTCAGTATTGCCGGATCACGGTTCAGGATAAGGGGATTGGTATTTCACCACACGACCAGGCGCATATTTTCGAACCATTCTACAGATCAACTAACGTTCTCGACTATCAGGGATTTGGCATCGGCTTATCCATTTGTGCGAAACTCATTGAACTCCACATGGGAACCTTATCAGTTAATAGCAACCTGGGCGAAGGCAGTACGTTTACCGTTTCGCTACCGCATGTGTGAGGGCACTTACATATTAAACCTCACATTCCGCTGATTAAATCAGCCTTAACACACTTATACGGTTAAAATCAAGCCTTAATAAGAGTCTCTAATAATTTTCTAATCTTTTTATAAACTCCCTTTAATGTCAATTTAAGCTCCCTTTAATACAAATTAAAGACCTTTGTAGCCCTATTCATGTCAACTCATGCGGCTGCTGCTGATCGTCTTCTTTAGTTTCTTTTTTTTCCAGAATACCAAGTCTGCCCTGGCGCAGGATTCCCTTCACATAAGCCTTCGGCAAGCCGATAGCCTGTTTCTGAAAAACAATCTGCTGTTATTGGCCGAGCGATTTCGGATCGATGCCAGTCAGGCGCAGGTACTACAAGCCAGTTTATACGATAACCCAAACGTAACGCTGGAGGTTAGCTCGTTCAATAGCGAAACCCGGCGGGTGCTGGACGTAGGAAGGCAAGGTGAGAAAATCATCTCGGTGCAACAATTGCTTTATACCGCCGGAAAACGGAATAAACGCATTGCACTTGCATCGGAAGCGGCCCGCCTGACCGAATTAGAATTGCTCGATTTACTGCGCGGCCTGCGCTTTGATCTACGGAGTCGGTTCTACTCCATTTACTTTCAACAGCTGACGCTGAATCGATTTAATCAGCAGATTGCTACGCTTGAAACTACGGTGTCGGCCTATGAAAAGCAGTACGAACGAAATAACATTTCGCTTCGTGAATTGCTTCGGCTCAAAGCGCTACTGTTTCAACTCAACAACGACCGAACGGAGATCGTATTCCAGTTGGCCGACGATCAGCGGGCTTTACGGACGCTCTTGTCTGTAGATCAACCCATTCAGCCGCGCGTTCGAGACGCAACGTTACCCCGTTATCACCTGCCTACGCAACCTGACGACACGCTCCAGCAAATGGCCCTTCGCAATCGGCCCGATCTAAAAGCGTCGGAGTCACTCATTCGACAGGCTGAACTGAATTATAATTTACAGAAGTCGCTGGCCGTACCAGATTTACGCGTAGGCGGCACCTACGACCAGGCAGGCAGCTATATTCAGAACTATGTTGGCCTGTCAGTATCGGCCGACATCCCGGTTTTCAACCGCAATCAGGGAGCCATTCGGGCAGCCCGTAGTCAGATCAATTACCAAAGTCAGTTACAACGCCAAAAGGCCATTCAGGTCGGCAACGAAGTAGTAACCTCACTGCAAAAAGTTCGGGAGGTCGAACGGCGGGTTCAGTCTATTGAACGCTCGTTTACCGATCAATTCGACGAGCTAAACCGGGGCGTTATTATCAGCTTCCAGAAAGGCAATCTGACACTCATTGAATTTGTCGATCTGATTGAAGCCTACAACGATAGTGTTCGCCAGCTCAACCGCCTGAAAGCCGACCGGATTAGCGCCTACGAAGAACTGAATTACCTCGTCGGTGAAGAATTATTTAGGTAGTACCGGGCGTCTTGTCCGGACGAAATAAGCACTTAGTCAAATTACCCTTACTTACATGACCGGACAAGATGCCCGGTACTACAATGAAAATCACTGTTTTTTTGCTGCTCAGTTGCCTGACCTTTTTCTTCTCCTGTGGCCCTAAACCAGCACCGGAAGAGGAAAAAGCATTTATGCTATCCGATACGATGATGCACCGGATTCACCTCGATAGTGTGGTTATGCAGCCCGTTCGAAGTGAACTGACGCTGGTGGGTAAAGTCATGGCCGACGAGAACCGGGTCATTAAAGTGTATCCACTGGTAGGGGGCAATGTAGAAGACGTACGAGTAGAACTGGGCGATTACGTCCACAAAGGCCAGACATTAGCCTCCATTCGTTCGGGCGAAGTGGCCGATATAGAACGGCAAAGCATCCAAGCCCGGTCAGACTTGCTGCTGGCCGAGAAAAATCTGCGGGTAGCTCAGGACCTGTTCGAAACCAAGCTTACCTCGCAGCGCGAAGTGGTAGCGGCTCAGAAAGAGGTGGAGAAAGCTCAGGCCGAATCGAATCGGGTAGCCGAAGTCTCTAAAATTTACGGCCTTGGCAAAACGTCAATGTACACCGTAAAAGCCCCCATCGACGGTTACGTGATCGAGAAGAATGTGAACCGGGGTACGCAACTTCGTTCCGACAATGCCGGCAACCTGTTTACAATTGGTCAGATCAGTGAGGTTTGGGTATTAGCCAATGTCAACGAAAGCGACATTGGGCGGGTACGGATGGGAATGGATGCCTCCATTCAAACGCTAAGCTATCCTGACGATCTCTTTCATGGCCAGGTCGATAAAATTTATACGGTACTGGACCCCGGCACCAAAGCCATGACCGTTCGGATCCGCCTGAATAACAAGGCGATGAAACTACGCCCCGAAATGCATGCGACCGTTACCTTACGCTACGAAGACGGTGGTCAACTAGCTACGGTACCTGCGGGCTCAGTCATTTTCGACCAATCAAAACATTACGTCATGGTCTTCCGGGGCCGCTCCGACATCGACACCCGTGAGGTGAATGTTCTCAAAACTGTTGGCGACATCGCCTATATCAAAACGGGCCTGAAACCGGGCGAACGCGTCATTTCTAAAAATCAACTCCTGGTCTACGACGCCATCAATGATTAAAAAGGAGGAGAGGGAGGAAGGAGGAAAGGGAAGAAGGGAGTAGGGAAGGTGACACTAATTAAGTAACTATTCCTATTCCATTTCCTCCCCTTCCTCCTTCCTCCCTCTCCTCCCATTCTCCCCCCTTTTCCATGAACAAATTCATCCGTGATGTCGTCGGTTTCTCCCTAAAAAACCGCTTTTTCATCTTTTTCATGACTATTGGGCTAATAGCAGCCGGAGTAGTCAGTTACCTCAACGTACCGCTTGAGGCTTTCCCTGACGTAACCAATACGCAGATCATTGTTGTAACGGAATGGAATGGTCGTTCGGCAGAGGAGATCGAGCGATTTGTGACTGTACCCATCGAAATATCGATGAGCGCGGTGCAACGCAAAACCAACGTTCGCTCCATCACCATGTTTGGGCTGAGCATTATCAAAATCATTTTTGAAGATGATGTCGAAGACTTTTTTGCCCGCCAGCAGGTCAACAACCAACTCCGAACGGTATCGCTACCCGATGGCGTTGAACCCGATGTGCAACCTCCTTATGGGCCAACGGGCGAGATTTTTCGTTTTACGCTCAAATCCCCCTCCCGCGACAGTCGCGAATTGCTCACGCTGCATAACTGGGTCATTGATCGCCAGTTACGTTCGGTGTCGGGTGTGGCTGATGTAGTGGCGTTTGGTGGCCGCGAAAAGAGCTACGAAATCCGGGTGAACCCGACGCAATTAGCTAAATACGACATTACGCCACTCGAAGTCTATCAGGCCGTTACGCGCAGCAACATCAACGTGGGGGGCGATGTGATCGAGCGAAACGGACAGGCGTATGTGGTGCGTGGTATTGGGTTGCTCACCTCCATTCAGGATATTGAAAACCTGATTGTGGAAGATTTGGACGGCAACCCCGTATTGGTTAAAAACGTAGCCGAAGTGGCGGAATCGAACCTGCCGCGCGTGGGTCAAGTGGGGCTAAATGACAACGATGACGTAGTTGAAGGCATCGTGGTGATGCGGAAGAACGAAAACCCCAGCGAGGTCCTGGCGCGCGTCAAGGATAAAATTGCTGAGTTAAACACCCGCATTCTCCCATCCGACGTAAAGATGGTGACCTTCTACGATCGCGATAACCTGATCAGTTTCTGCACGAAAACCGTTCTGCACAACCTCACCGAAGGGATCATTCTGGTTACGGTGATCGTATTTCTGTTCATGGCCGACTGGCGGACAACCATTATCGTTTCGATGATTATCCCGTTGGCATTGTTGTTTGCGTTCATGTGCCTCAAGTTGCGGGGCATGTCGGCCAACCTGCTGTCGATGGGTGCGGTGGATTTCGGTATCATCATCGACGGTGCCGTCGTCATGGTCGAGGGGATATTCGTTTCGCTCGATCATTTGGCGCTTAAGGTGGGTATGCCCAAGTTTAACAAAATGGCTAAACTAGGGATGATCAAGAAAACAGGTGGCGAGTTAGGTAAAGCCGTTTTCTTCTCCAAACTGATCATTATCACGGCCTTATTACCTATTTTCTCCTTCCAGAAAGTGGAAGGCAAGATGTTTTCGCCCCTGGCCTGGACACTGGGTTTTGCCTTACTCGGTGCTTTGCTATTTACCCTCACGCTGGTGCCGTTGCTGTGTTCTATTCTGTTGAAGAAGAACGTACGAGAACGCAACAACCCCTTGGTCAATTTCTTCGACCGGATTGTGATGGCGGGTTTTACCAAGTGCTACGCCAACCGGAAACTAAGTCTGCTGGCAGCCGTAGCTTTTATGGCAGTTACGTTCCTGTCCTCTACCCTGCTCGGTACGGAATTCCTGCCGACACTCAATGAGGGGGCGTTATGGGTAGAGGCCAAACTGCCTATGAGTAGCTCGCTGAATCAGACAGTAGGCATGGTACGGATACTTCGGCAAAAACTAATGGATTTTCCGGAGGTAAACGGTGTGTTATCGCAAACGGGCCGCTCCAACGACGGCACTGACCCATCGGGCTTTTATTACGTGCAGATGCAGGTGAACCTCAAGCCCAAAGACGAATGGAAGCGTAAAATCACCACCGACCAGCTGATCGAGGAAATGGATGGTCGGTTGAAGCAATTCCAAGGAATCAACTATAACTACTCGCAGCCCATTATCGACAACGTGGCCGAAGCCGTGGCGGGTATGAACGCCAGTAACGCGGTTAAAATCTTTGGCGACGATCTTAATGAACTAAATAAATTAGCCAATACGGTTATCGCGTCTATCCGCGATGTGCCGGGCGTGAAAGACGTGGGGATTCTGCGTAACATTGGCCAGCCCGAAATCAGTGTTCTGTTCCATGATCAGAAAATGGCACTTTATGGGGTATCCACCGCTGATGCGCAAGCCGTTATCGAAATGGCCATTGGCGGCAAAACAGCCTCGATTCTCTATGAAGGGGAGCGCAAGTTCGATATCCGGCTCCGTTACGGCGAAAGCTACCGTAAAACCGAAGAAGACATTATGCGACTGATGGTCCCCACGCTACGGGGCAGTAAAATTCCATTACGCGAAATTGCCACCATCCGCGAGGTAACGGGCCCCGCGTTCGTGTACCGCGACAACAACAAACGATTCATTGGCGTCAAGTTTTCGGTACGGGAGCGGGATTTAGGCAGCACCATCGCCGACGCTCAGAAACGGGTTAATGCAGCCCTAAAGAACTTACCCAAGGGATACTCCATCAACTGGACGGGCGAGTTCGAGAATCAGGTTCGGGCTACCAAACGGCTCGGGCAGGTAGTTCCGTTGAGTCTGGCGGCTATCTTCGTGATTCTATTCATCCTGTTCGGCAATGTGAAAGATGCGGGATTGGTGCTGCTCAACGTGCCCTTTGCGCTGATTGGTGGCATTCTGGCGTTGCACGTAACGGGCATGAACTTCGGGATTTCGGCGGGGGTTGGCTTTATTGCCCTGTTCGGGATTTGTGTGCAGAATGGCGTTATCCTGATTTCGGTATTCAACACCAACCGCCGGAACAAAATGCCCATCGACACCGCCATTCGGGAGGGCGTTCAAACGCGTATCCGTCCCGTCATCATGACGGCGCTCATGGCCGCCATCGGTCTGCTACCAGCCGCCGTTTCGACCGGTATTGGCTCCGAAACCCAGAAGCCGCTGGCCATTGTGGTGATTGGTGGACTGATTACGGCAACCATCTTAACCCTGCTGGTTTTCCCGATTATTTACCGCATGTTTTACCGCCAGAATGTAGCGCATACCCCCAGAAGTCCTTTGGCGGTTGCGGAGGCTTGATTGTTGGGAGTAGTGAATACTAAGCCCAACAGGGGAAACATAATCCAGCTCGCAAAACTACTTTTTGAGTTTTTTATAGAGATACTTGCCTAGCAACCAACTCATCGCTAGACTGTAAGCGATTAACTTGCCTGGGAGTAAAATAACCTGTATGAACACGAGCCATCTATTGTAGTCATCCGATATACGAAATGGGTTATCTATGAGTCCCCCAAACCAGCCAACGTTGGTATAATCAGGTGTGGCGGTAACAGAATGGCTTATCAGTACATAAAGGACTAAAAAACATAGTTTGAAAAGTACTAGCCTGGCCCCTGCATAAAACAGATTGTAAAACACCCAATATAGGCCAATACCCAACAAAAGCAGACCGATTATAATAGACAACCAAATGAGCCATTTCTTCGGCGGGTCATCATCATCGTCTGGCTCCGGCGGATTCACCTCTAACTTACCTACTGGGCCAGGATTAAGTGGTTCAAAGACCCATTCCAATAAACTCATAGATAGATTTTTTTGCTCTAATTTAGAATGCTCAGTAATGTGAGGGGAGAATTTATGTCGATTGGCTTCGCGAATATATCGCTGGTCGAAAATTGTGTTCGTTTGTACTGTTGAGTAGATACTACGGGGCTTCATGGTAATAAAATAGCCTTTACATCAAGTTGCAACAAATTGATGGTGATTCATGCTTCGTCGTACCTTTGAGGCATGGCATTTATCCAGACAGATACCTTTACATTGCGCGGTTATGAGTGCGATGCGTTCGGGCGAATGAGCATTCCGGCCCTGATGAACCTGATGCAGGAATCAGCCAATCGAAATGCAATTGAATACGGCATTGGCATTTCTGATTTGGCCGAACGGGG
Coding sequences:
- a CDS encoding type B 50S ribosomal protein L31, whose protein sequence is MKKGIHPDYREVVFHDLSSDYKFLTRSTVQTRDSIEFEGKTYPLVKIEVSSQSHPFYTGKNVLLDTAGRVDKFRKRYGTKENATPTSQS
- a CDS encoding ribonucleoside-diphosphate reductase subunit alpha — encoded protein: MYVIKRDGRRESVKFDKITARIEKLCYGLDPAYVQPVEVAVKVVSGLYDGVKTTELDNLAAETAASMTTKHPDYAILAARIAISNLHKETNKSFSGTIKKLYQYEDPKTGENASLISKEVYDVVRQHAALLDSTIIYDRDYGYDYFGYKTLEKSYLLKLDGRIAERPQHMLMRVAVGIHMEDVDAAIETYNLLSEKWFTHATPTLFNAGTPKPQMSSCFLLTMKDDSIDGIYDTLKQTAKISQSAGGIGLSIHNVRATGTYIKGTNGTSNGIVPMLRVFNDTARYVDQGGGKRKGSFAIYLEPWHADVFDFLDLKKNSGKEEGRARDLFYALWTPDLFMKRVEADDVWSLFCPHECPGLADCYGDEFEALYERYEREGRARRTIKAQELWFKILESQTETGTPYMLYKDAANKKSNQKNLGTIKSSNLCTEIIEYTAPDEIAVCNLASLALPKFITRGKDGIMRFDHQKLYEVTKTATRNLNKIIDINYYPVEEARRSNMRHRPIGLGVQGLADAFIMLRMPFESEEARRLNEDIFETIYFGAMTSSMEQAKEYGPYETWKGSPISEGVFQFDMWGVKPKSNRWDWESLRKDVVEHGVRNSLLLAPMPTASTSQILGNNECFEPYTSNIYTRRVLSGEFVVVNKHLLKDLVKLGLWNDAMKNNLILANGSVQAIPNIPQNIKDLYKTVWEIKQKHIIDMAADRGAYICQSQSLNIHIQDSNFGKLTSMHFYAWKAGLKTGMYYLRTKAAADAVKFTVVQPQAEPQLEAVLTEAVTVEKPLDYVQYAKEHAQNTTPQPVPMVTDLEQQYAAMTCSLDDPEGCEMCGS
- a CDS encoding efflux RND transporter periplasmic adaptor subunit, which translates into the protein MKITVFLLLSCLTFFFSCGPKPAPEEEKAFMLSDTMMHRIHLDSVVMQPVRSELTLVGKVMADENRVIKVYPLVGGNVEDVRVELGDYVHKGQTLASIRSGEVADIERQSIQARSDLLLAEKNLRVAQDLFETKLTSQREVVAAQKEVEKAQAESNRVAEVSKIYGLGKTSMYTVKAPIDGYVIEKNVNRGTQLRSDNAGNLFTIGQISEVWVLANVNESDIGRVRMGMDASIQTLSYPDDLFHGQVDKIYTVLDPGTKAMTVRIRLNNKAMKLRPEMHATVTLRYEDGGQLATVPAGSVIFDQSKHYVMVFRGRSDIDTREVNVLKTVGDIAYIKTGLKPGERVISKNQLLVYDAIND
- a CDS encoding TolC family protein, producing the protein MRLLLIVFFSFFFFQNTKSALAQDSLHISLRQADSLFLKNNLLLLAERFRIDASQAQVLQASLYDNPNVTLEVSSFNSETRRVLDVGRQGEKIISVQQLLYTAGKRNKRIALASEAARLTELELLDLLRGLRFDLRSRFYSIYFQQLTLNRFNQQIATLETTVSAYEKQYERNNISLRELLRLKALLFQLNNDRTEIVFQLADDQRALRTLLSVDQPIQPRVRDATLPRYHLPTQPDDTLQQMALRNRPDLKASESLIRQAELNYNLQKSLAVPDLRVGGTYDQAGSYIQNYVGLSVSADIPVFNRNQGAIRAARSQINYQSQLQRQKAIQVGNEVVTSLQKVREVERRVQSIERSFTDQFDELNRGVIISFQKGNLTLIEFVDLIEAYNDSVRQLNRLKADRISAYEELNYLVGEELFR
- a CDS encoding cell wall metabolism sensor histidine kinase WalK, which gives rise to MTIRNRIALQFSLIVATILIVFSVLIYLVSATYRREEFYERLKNKARTTVRFLIEVKEVDRELLKIIDRNTLTALIDEKVLIFDARNRLIYSSVDDQVIHFQTTLLDEVRQKKEIETFSEHNELVGLLYQQNGRDLVVLASAYDQFGKSKLENLRLTLGWGLLAGLSITIGLGIFFAGQSLRPISQINQQVSTITALNLQQRLDEGNRQDEIARLAMNFNDVLHRLYQAFEQQRSFVSHASHELRTPLAALKSEIQLGLRRPLTVAEHKEILINLLSDTDRLIGLTNSLLLLARTLETSNQVSFRTVRADDVVFLAKDELVSAKPTYRIAVDYSNLPETETETLVKANEELLKQVFLNLFDNACKYSPDHTAQVRISTDSQYCRITVQDKGIGISPHDQAHIFEPFYRSTNVLDYQGFGIGLSICAKLIELHMGTLSVNSNLGEGSTFTVSLPHV
- a CDS encoding efflux RND transporter permease subunit yields the protein MNKFIRDVVGFSLKNRFFIFFMTIGLIAAGVVSYLNVPLEAFPDVTNTQIIVVTEWNGRSAEEIERFVTVPIEISMSAVQRKTNVRSITMFGLSIIKIIFEDDVEDFFARQQVNNQLRTVSLPDGVEPDVQPPYGPTGEIFRFTLKSPSRDSRELLTLHNWVIDRQLRSVSGVADVVAFGGREKSYEIRVNPTQLAKYDITPLEVYQAVTRSNINVGGDVIERNGQAYVVRGIGLLTSIQDIENLIVEDLDGNPVLVKNVAEVAESNLPRVGQVGLNDNDDVVEGIVVMRKNENPSEVLARVKDKIAELNTRILPSDVKMVTFYDRDNLISFCTKTVLHNLTEGIILVTVIVFLFMADWRTTIIVSMIIPLALLFAFMCLKLRGMSANLLSMGAVDFGIIIDGAVVMVEGIFVSLDHLALKVGMPKFNKMAKLGMIKKTGGELGKAVFFSKLIIITALLPIFSFQKVEGKMFSPLAWTLGFALLGALLFTLTLVPLLCSILLKKNVRERNNPLVNFFDRIVMAGFTKCYANRKLSLLAAVAFMAVTFLSSTLLGTEFLPTLNEGALWVEAKLPMSSSLNQTVGMVRILRQKLMDFPEVNGVLSQTGRSNDGTDPSGFYYVQMQVNLKPKDEWKRKITTDQLIEEMDGRLKQFQGINYNYSQPIIDNVAEAVAGMNASNAVKIFGDDLNELNKLANTVIASIRDVPGVKDVGILRNIGQPEISVLFHDQKMALYGVSTADAQAVIEMAIGGKTASILYEGERKFDIRLRYGESYRKTEEDIMRLMVPTLRGSKIPLREIATIREVTGPAFVYRDNNKRFIGVKFSVRERDLGSTIADAQKRVNAALKNLPKGYSINWTGEFENQVRATKRLGQVVPLSLAAIFVILFILFGNVKDAGLVLLNVPFALIGGILALHVTGMNFGISAGVGFIALFGICVQNGVILISVFNTNRRNKMPIDTAIREGVQTRIRPVIMTALMAAIGLLPAAVSTGIGSETQKPLAIVVIGGLITATILTLLVFPIIYRMFYRQNVAHTPRSPLAVAEA
- a CDS encoding response regulator transcription factor, giving the protein MKKILIIEDDRRIAQNISRGLLEEGYATEVVYEGLNGRQMALQPGVDLLILDINLPGLSGFEVCRSVRAEKPQLPIIMLTALGEIEDKIEGLGLGADDYLVKPFDFRELVARVATCFRRSSFINDPITEDICQVANLTVNLSLKEVRRDNTLIDLTAREFALLEYLIRHKGRVLSKMDIAETVWNLNFDPGTNVVEVYVNYLRKKIDRDFEPKLIHTRPGMGYVLKEE